Below is a genomic region from Paenibacillus rhizovicinus.
TGTCCGCTTGTCAGGGCCGCTTGTCAATTGCTCGCCGGGCCTGTTGTTATGCGCTTTCAGGGCAAGCGCAAAACGACATATTTACGCAGCTTTAACACTTCCGCTATCGTAATGGATGTAAGCGTTAGCACGGCCGGTGTATCGCAACGGCGGCGGCTGGTAAATGATAACCAAATCAGGAAGAGTTATGAAAGGAGAGATCCTATGCAGGATACAAGAACGGCGATTGCCGGCGGCTCGGCGTTGACAACGAAACGGACGTCGAAGCGTACGAGACGTACATGGAAAGGAATTATCCAGAACTGGGAGCTGTACCTTTTTATCGCTCCGGCGCTGATTTACTTCCTTGTCTTTTGTTACGGTCCGATGTACGGCATTCAAATCGCATTTAAAAACTTCATCCCGACGAAAGGGATTACGGGAAGCCCGTGGGTAGGCTTTGACCACTTCGTGCGCTTCTTTCATTCCTATTACTTCTGGGACCTCTTATGGAACACGCTCAGCATTAGCTTATATTCCTTAGCTGTCGGTTTTCCGATCCCAATCATTCTGGCGCTCGCCTTCAATGAGGTTCGGAACGGCTTCTTCAAGAAAATGGCGCAAACGGTTACGTACGCGCCGCACTTCATCTCGATGGTCGTTATGGCGGGCATGATCATAACCTTCGTGTCCCCGTCGACCGGGATACTTACGCATATCATCGAAGGACTTGGCTTCCAATCGCCCGATTTCCTTACCGATCCGCGCTGGTTTAAGACCATGTACGTATTCTCGGACGTGTGGCAG
It encodes:
- a CDS encoding ABC transporter permease, with product MQDTRTAIAGGSALTTKRTSKRTRRTWKGIIQNWELYLFIAPALIYFLVFCYGPMYGIQIAFKNFIPTKGITGSPWVGFDHFVRFFHSYYFWDLLWNTLSISLYSLAVGFPIPIILALAFNEVRNGFFKKMAQTVTYAPHFISMVVMAGMIITFVSPSTGILTHIIEGLGFQSPDFLTDPRWFKTMYVFSDVWQSAGWGTIIYLAALSAVDPGLHEAAIIDGASRFQRVRHINIPTIVPTMMILLILSIGNLLGVGFEKILLLQNPLNMTSSDVISTFVYRSGLVSAQYSFSTAIGLFNSVVNAVLLIVVNQIVRRASDNSLW